The genomic stretch TTGAGATAACAGACTACCTGCAGTTTATTGTTTTTGTAGCAGCTAGGAAGCCCCGAAATGGACAACCTGGTAGATTCTCTGAACAGTGCATATCAGGAGTTTGTTGCTGCAGCAGCTAGTGTGCTCGAAGCCAAGGAGATTTCTGGTGCCCAGAAAATAGCTGCCACAGATGCTGCTCTAGAAAATTTTAAGCAGAGATGGGAGTTGTTCAGAGTGGCTTGTGACCAAGCGGAGGAGTTTGTGGAGTCTGTGAAGCAAAGGATAGGATCAGAGTGCCTCGTAGATGAAGCAACTGGCTCACTGGCTGGGAAGTCAGGTCAGGCTGTCACTACTGGTCTTCCACCCATTAGTGCTGTCCGGTTGGAACAGATGAGTAAGGCTGTCAGATGGCTTGTGATTGAACTACAGCATGGTTCTGGAACTGCTGCTGGTTCAGCCCATTCCCACCCTTCTGCTCCTTTTGATGCTAGGTTCTCTGAAGATGCAGCTCAATAGGTATATATGATGTATGCTGACCAAAAAAGTCatgcttttcttgttttttcaatttgccTGAAAGTGAATGTAGTTCTTGTTACATCATTGGAGGTGGTTATCTTATCACCAATACGATGAATGTGATTCATTTCTTATCCTGTGCTGATAATATTTGATATGCCTCTTGAAATAACTTAGTGAATTTACTTAACTTAGGGATCCTTTACTCTGTATGGTTCCACTGTACTAGTGTTGTCGTCCCTTGGCTTTTTCATAAAAATCCTTTGccttttcatacaaaaaaataaaaagaaaaataaaaaaagaatttaaatggttgagaattttgtttctttgattAACACATAAAACTGCAACTCTTGCACGCACCAGAGTTCTTATAGTAATATCTAAAATATCTCTTTTGTGTCAGTAAAGCATTAGCAACCAATAACAAGTGATGGTGCCACACGCACACACATACACCGGAGAGATTGTGCCCGATGGTTTAGGCCATTAAGATGATCTAAAAGACTATAACATTAGCTGACAAGTGACTTATATGGATACCAGGATTCCTTCTGTTGTCTATTTGCATTTTTGTTGTGGGcatctcttctttttttacttataaataaaAGCTGAGGTGCTGGATGCCCATTCCGGTATCCTAAATGGTTTAATATATTCAGAATTCCAGTGTTTATTAACAAATGTATTCAggtcttttatttattcaaacaGTAATCTCTTAAGTTGATccgccccttttttttttttttttttttttttttaattactttttcatACTGTTATTGTTGGTACTGACTCtgtaatattttaaattttcatttactGCTTTTATAATTTGCATATTCATGGTTATTTATTCTATTAGGGGGCAAATTGTCAATTGAATTATATAAGGAAGAACATTACAATCATAGTGTACATGATTAGAGAGATTCTGCTATGAACATTCAAAATATAAGGAAGAAACATGCCAAGTAAGCCTGCAGCTCGGATCTTCCATTAGCCAGCCAAAATCAATGTCACGCTAAATTCAAAGGCAGATGTTTATTATCTGataatgtttggtatgaaagtAATAGTAGTTGCACATCTATGTGTTTGTATGCATAGGTAGAGACGAGCTAGGCGTATGTAGAATGCGTGCATATTACATGCAGGCTGCATTGTTCCTCATTGACTAAATGGTTTATGTGGCAGGTATCTCTTCTTCCAGCTATCATCATGAAGACCCTCCTCTTATCCAAAAAAATGCTGAAAGAAGGTTTATTGGTGCCTTGTTCTTGTTTTATGCTATCTGAGTGCGGAAGATCTAAAATATCAAAGCAAAGCATTGTGATACTCTTTTGTGGTGTTCTGTAATGCTAAGACTGAGGATTCAAGAATCAAGGATGCAGGCTTTATCTTTACAGTTTCAGACTAGGCTTAGAtgctggaaaaaaaattatagcactcgtgttgtaattttttcagtggttcattttctctctccttataaaaaaactttaaacttGATCTTGACTattgaaaaaactacagcaCCTATGCTACTTCAGCCAAATTCGCCATTGCTTACGTTTTTATGGGAGAGCTGCAAAGGGTGGGCAAGACTTGCAGTCTTGTGGAAAGGGCTAGTTCACATATAGTTGTAATTTTATGAGATTTTTATTGAGGATGTAATGAATGATATGTACTTTCATGacatttttgatatatacattaCCTATCATTCCACATTCCACATTTCAGAGACTTTCACACACTAATCAATCATCTATATATCTACTTGCACCTACCTTTCCATAGCCAAACCAATTAGTCCTCACTTCCTTTGCTCTCAAATCCCTTACTTTCTTCACCCTTTTCATTTGTGATCTTCGCCATCTTTCTGAAAGATATGTACTTTCATGGTTTGATGATAATTATAATGTAATGATATAACTCTGAGATAGCTAGGTGATTTGTTTTGAATAGTTCAAGTAGCTAAAAGCCTAAAACATAAGTGAGTTTTATTTATAGTATTACTTAACAAATGAATATGGGtgattttattcattttgtCGTGATATAATAAGGTAAACTGATTTTTCGAATTAAATTTTCTTGAATTAGATATAGATACCATAATCATGGTGATATTTTGAAAGAAgtataatgttattttttatattcatatcaCACCTATTGACATTACTCTTGAAAGAAACACATGAAGATTATtaccatatttttgttactCTTTTGTTTCCCATTTGGTTTtattatttcaaaacaaaaacattaaaaaacaaacaaatcaaaatacaaaatgttaacaaaacacttcaaactatttttaccttttatattggtctggggtggccgaagatAGGGGGCGGCTAGCCCcccttgttattttttatttgattttaattttatttttttttaaaaaaattaattaacattttattatttaatttaagtgggCTGTTggccaaaattgaaaattagagaaattccaaTTCTCCCAATAATGGGAGGGGATCCTGATTTGGGACTACTAGGGTTTGTCGTATGGATTGGGATTCTTGACAATGCTGCCAAAATTGCTCATCagctttttctcaaattctgGCCATCCAATATCATCCAACAGCCACAATTTCGCCACGTGTCccaactaaagataaataataaaatattatttatatttaaaaaaatatatataaaacaaaatattaaaatattaaaattaaaaattaaaaaaattggggtggccgaccaccccaaccGGCTCCTGGggcatattaaaaattaaaaaaattgaggtggCCGACCACTCCAATTGAGCTCCACCACCCCCAGGGGCCGGTTGGGAGTGGCCGAAACACCCTCAATGGCCAAATTTTAGGTTTTGGCcatggggggtggccgaaccacctcctaTGGCCACagggggtggcttcagccacccccatggccttaggggatggtttggccacccctaactGGCTCATAGCTTagttggggtggccggccacccaatttttttaatttttaattttaatattttattttataattttatttttaaaataaataatattttattagtagcggaatatgtgaaaaaattataacaattgaaTGATATTAGATGACCAAAATGGACAATTTTGGCGTATCGCTCCTGATCCCTGTCGTATAGCAGAACTATTGGAAAACTTGTCCGATCTCCATACGTACAAGTAGAATTGAAGTAGAAGGATACAAATTTGTAGTTAGGTTGCTGAAAAGTAGCGAAACCCAAAACCTAAGTAGTCTGGAGTAGgtttacaaaaaaacaaaaagtagtagTCTGAAGTAGATGTCCAAGGTGCCGGAGCAGGTAGGGTATCCCCACTCCTCTTTCGCCCCGTAGTATGCCTATGGCCCTGTAACGGTACTGTTTTAAGGTGGGTACTGTAATCTTTTTTAGGAATAAATGTTTGATTGAttttagtgaaaatattttatgagaaaaagtaaaaaaatatattttatataaaaaaatgtaaaaaatttattttgtagtgattttttaatttaaataataataataaaaataattaatgtaatataaaaaatagagatGTGGGGATTAATTTGAAGGCtaaaaagtttttctttttgggttgaGGGAGGCGTTCCAGGCGCTTtggcaaacacacccaaaacTGCTCGGCCTCACACCATGTGTGGGAGACATTTTCACAGAGCTCACCAACCCGAGTGAGATTCTTCGCAGAAGTACTCAAGGTAAGCTTCAAAGCTCCAACCCATTTGGGCTGGGCTTCCCAGGACAAAATCTGTTATGTAACAGGCACAAGTGATTGCAAATTTCCCCAAATTTTCTGCTCCGTTTGAATctgttgtatttatttttctgggtttttaaGATTCAATGTTTCTGATTATTGTGgatatttttctttctacaaTTGGCTGGTTTTCGCACATCTGAAAAATACTCTCTTTAAATTTCTTTTGCGTATGGTTCTTTGTTATTCCGAGATAGCTGTGTTTTGTATATGTACGTTCCTTTACCATTTGGGAACTTTAGTTTGAtgggtttatttttattttcttatagaGTTTTCAGACTGATGGAGTTTGGAGAAGAAATTCGGAAGGCTAAACATTCCATTGCTCAAGTAAGTGGCTAAGAGCATGAACTTCTTGTTTAGTGTTATTTATTTACTGGGTAATTTGTTTTTACTATAATTCGCTTCAGCCACGTGGTTCAGTGAGTTTATGGGGTGTGATGAATTTTCCTTGATATATTTTATGAGGAAACGGACTTAAGCAGTGGATCGGAACCCTTGAAAAAAGCATGTGATTGCAAAAATTTCAAGAGGTGTTAAGGTCcgtttgatttaaaaaataacgtTTTCTAAACTTGCAATTGGAAAAAGAGGAGTATAATAAGCTCTTATTTTGCTCCACAAAGCAAGCTCTTTAAGTTtgatttattaactttttataaCTTTTGTGGATCTGAAAATGCGACTTTTTGTGCTTCTTTAAGAGGTTATAAATTGTAATATTGTTGGGCCATCTATGGTGAAGGAAGACTTTGCTGATTGATACTCATGATTCAGGTCATGGGCTTTCCTTTGAACTTAAATATGTTCATTCTGGATTTTTTGGGTGCTGCAGATTGGCAATTTTGGACTTCTACTCTTATGGTGtattcttcattttcttgtcAACGTATGGTACTTTCTGCTGGAAATAGTTCATGCGGTTGAAGGTTACTTTATCTCTAGCGGACTACTGAAGAAGTACGAAGCCCTTAATTTAGGAAAGCTCCGGTACCTGGCTATTGTGGTAGGAAGTGAAGAAGCTTACCAAACTTCAGAGATCACTAAACTTTTACAGTGGCTGGAAACTATTGGCGTGAAGCATGTATGCCTTTATGACACGGAAGGTGAGACACATAAGTTTAACAAGGTGGAAGTTCTACAATTGCTGTGTAATAATGTAAAGGCGTGCATGCAACTCTTGTTTTGTAAATGatgcatttttaaacattttgatGCTATAGGAGTattaaagaaatcaaaagaaGCCATCTTGGAGAAGATGAACAATGCAACAGTATTTCAGGTACTATCTTTCTATCTGTACAATAAAGTTACACTTATGTCCCCAGTTTACCACCATTCATTGATGGAAGTTACTAACCAATGAAGGGGCTGTTCAGCTCATATGTTAATACGATTATAGGTGTAACAAAAACCCATTATTGTACTATACCAGCAAATCGACTTTTCTTGTCATATaaaacttcatttaaaaaaGCTTACTACAGGAACAATGTGGGTAACTTGTACAGTCTCATTAGGATAAATTTAACATAATAGTTGATGTAAAAGTCTTTATATGCACGTGTGTACACTCATTTGGTGCTTCTTTCTTTATTCCTTAAACTGtacatgaattttatttgttctttcAAATACATTAGACAAAGAGCCTCCTCGTTTGtgggtttcttttctttaatgATGAATAACTGTGATAGTGatacttttaataaaaagatactCAACATTATTTGTATCATCTGCAATGGATTATTGGTATGTTAAGTATTCTATCGGAGCTATCAACACATTTAGGGTTTATTATATGTGCAGGAAGCTGATGAAAATGATAAGCTACTTGACCAAAAACATATGTCATTAGAATTTGCTTCATACTCTGACGGAAAGGGAGCTGTGGCTAAAGCAGCTAACTTACTTTTCACAAAGTATATAACATCAGCTAATTCTGGTGGAGATCAGGAACATAGAATTTTTACAGAAGCTCACATGACCGAGGCACTAAGAGCCGTTGGTTTGTTTTACTTTTCAGATGTTCTTAATAGTTCAGAGAATTGATtatgttttcattttaatgtATGAACTTTGGGTATTTGTGTTCATATACTATCAGGTAGCGGAGGGCCAGAACCTGACCTTCTATTAGTATATGGACCTACAAGATGTCACCTAGGTTTCCCTGCATGGAGGATTCGATATACCGAGATTATGTGAGTATTCTTTCTTCTCGTGGTGTTTTTCTTCCTAAATACTTCACTTAGTTGCTGTGATATAGGAGAAGTTACCTCTTGTTTTCAAGGGAGgctaggattttatttttttattttatttttggttttattttacaGGCTTTCTTAGTAATATTGagatttcttattttttttagtaactttaGGACACTTTTGGGAGTTTTTAATACGAAGCTGTGAGAAATAAAAAACTCATTGATCCATAAAATTACACAACTTCTCCAAAGCTAAAGAAATGTTCAGTATTAAGCCAAATTCTAAGTTTAAAAGACTGTTTCTGTGGGGTTCATTTTGAGATTTAGTATTTATGTTCCAGCTCAGTACTCCtggtaaggaaaaaaaaacaaaaaacaaaaaaagtcaaatagTCTGTGTAAGCAGCACTCTGGACCTTTTTTAGTGCCAGCCTTTTCTGAAACATGTCCTTTTTCCATTTGGTCAATGGAGGAATGTTGAAGGTTTGTTGCTTAGCATGGGGAGCAGCTATGTGTAACCTGAATTGTTTCAGCTTTCAATAGATTTGTACAATGTTGCTTGCGTAAAGGATGCTTATGTGGCGgatcattttgagttatttaGTGACTCTTGTCGGTAGGATGTAATCTTTATCAAAGTGGCACACGATTGAGAGGCAGATGTATTtgcttcatttttcaatttgctGTATTCCTTCAAATTGAGATGTGCAAGTAAAGACAAGCTTTGTCAGCCCCCCTTCCAAGAGAGGGTTGTTTTACGTTAGATCTTTCTACAATGTTCTTGTTCTCCATGATAGTACTCCCTTCCCTTGGAAGGGTGTTTGGTGGTGGGATAAGGTTCTCATGGGAGTGGCATTTTTTGCTTGATCAGCCACTTTAAGGAAAGATCCTCACCATTGATAAGTTAAGGAAATGACCTATCTTAGTGGTAGAATGGTGTTGTATATGTAAGAGGAGTGAGAagtctgtggatcatcttctACTGTATTGTGAGATTACTAGGTAGGACATTATGGAATGCTATTTTCAGTCATGTCGGGTTATCGTATTTGCTTATCTTGAGTTTCCATTATGATCCATGAGCGAGTTTACAACAGTGTTTGTAGTGAAAACCAAAAACCTAAAAAGGGCTGCTTTCTGAAAATCCcgacaaaaagaaggaaaaaactaaacaaaaagaaGCACTTGACTTCAATATCTTCATTTTTGTCATGTCTTTTTGAGAAACTTTATGTTGCGCGTATTTGCTTTCTCCATTTTCTGATCAGGGAGTTGTGGTGAGCTTGTGCGATTGAGAAACTTCTCACTATGTCacgttttcttttcttggacTGAAAATGCGAcccatttttgttttgcagaCATATGGGATCATTGAAGTCCATGAGACACGGTTCCCTACTTAAGGCCATTTACAAGTTCACCATTGTGCGCCAGAACTTTGGTAAGTGCcctatttgttttgttttgcaattgCTATTTCTTCCTAATAACATGAATGAGAACTAATGATCGAACAAAATCCTTAAAAAAGTTGTATGCTAAAACCTCCAtggttaatttaaatttgaatttccaCCTTGATTTGCAATAGAAATTTTCTTACTATCACAATCTAAGTGGCATTTCCCCCCCCCCTCTTTTATAACTTCGCagtgaattatttatttttctaaggtCATATGAAATGGTGACTCTTCTTTCTCACTGATGAACTAGTCTTCATTTCCTATCATCACTTCACCAGCTTGTTTCTTTCAGATTTGATTTGGTTCACACTGgattaaatttgttttcatttatgGCCATAAGGCATTTTCTTCTCTGCACAAATGGTTCTTGGAAGAAACTTATCTACTATTTTAAAGACGCTGTAATCTTTTGTTCCAACAGGCAAGTGAGCCACTCAGATGGGAAGGTCGTCATCTTGGATAAGCGGTGCAGAGCTTCCAACGTTTGTCCAGGggttgtaaattttttatccttttacATAAAGGCAGATTGCACTGGCGTATAATCTGCCAAGTTCTTCATAAATGTgaaagcctctctctctctctctctctcacatgtgAGGCAACATATTATTGTTATCGAGTTACGAAATGACAAGCAAATGATTTAGTGCTTTTGGGCAGAAATTCCTATATCTGATTTGTTTGTCCTTGACAGAGagttttccttctatttttctcCAATTCAGTTTATTAAACTGACACGGACAAATTCCTATATCTGATTTAGTGCATGTGAAAATCATATGATCTATTGCATTTTGGACATGCTACCTTAATACACTGATTTTGAGGAAATTTTATCGactcaatttggaggaaaaattTGTTCTTAGACAAAATTATGATGCATTGAGAATGCTTGACAAAATGTGGGCTGTCATTTCCATAAAATGTTGATTTCCTAGTGAGTTTGTAAGGGAATGAAGCAAAAGATACAGTAGTCcataaaatgcatgtgagaattacatgATCTATTAAAAATGGTGCTTGTGAAAATCATATGCAAATGAGTAATGCTtgaaattatacttttatcttACAATGTTGATGTGTTAGTGCTAATCAATACTTGGGCACccatgataaaaaataaaagataaaaaaaaaaaatctaatagttgattggCACCGGCACCGGCACGTCagcaaaataagataaaagtgtgGTTTCATTGATTGAAACTGTCACGTCagtaaaataagataaaagtgtagtttttagcattactctatgcATTCTAGACACATTTTAGTTTAGAGCAATGCTAaaaactatacttttatttcatcattattTTACGCGGTTGACGTACCAATCaatctttagatttttttttttgtcaattatcAATGATTGATTGGTACTACGATGTCAGGATAGAATAGTGATAAGATAAAAGTGTATTTTCTAACGTtattctttagtttagtttgaaagaaaactttgttcgATATTCTTAcgaaaattttaactttttgggaATGACATGGAATATATGGAGGACAGAGTTGACGGTTGGATTCTTATcaacaaactgaaaaaaaaacactcagtTTGAACTCATAACACAAATGGCAGGCATGTTTCATAACTAACTGCTTAATTAAGAAACAAAGTCAGAGCCTTTTGTACATCTGACTTTCCCCTACAAGACATAGAAACAACAAACTAGAAAGTAGCATCACAAGCAGAACAAGAACTCGGTGATTATTGACCTTTATTCAACATCTACACAACATATATAGAGGCAACTGGCAAGGCAACGGTGCTGCTCAGATAGAGGCTGTTGGTGGCGATGGAACCCAGACAAGATGATATACAGGGAGGAAATGGCATATTGGAGAAGACGAGCTGGGCTTGATTCCAAGTTGTCTAAACAGGATGTTATCAGGGTCCCAATCAGACGTGTCCATGTGGCATACAGCAACAGCTTCCACCTTCTGCCCGTTTTCACCTCCTAGAGAAACCTTGAAAATCTTGCTATTTTCTATGAAGTGACAGTAGAAAACTTTGTAAGAGTAAGGCAATGGGTGGCAGGCAACCCATTTAGGAGCATGAATTTCTTCTGAAATAGTCAAGACACTGTAGTTTTGTGTCAACTCTGGCATTGTGGGGAACTGTTTTGTTGTTAGAACATTCAAGTTGGTCCCCGAGCCCATGATGTTGTTGACAAAATCAAGCATGGATTCTAAAGAGGTAGCACAGAGCTTGATCTCCCCCTTGATGGGTAAAGATTCACACTGCATGAGTGTGTCTTTCATGGCTTTTGCATTGGGAGAATCTGCAGGGATTGAGAAGAGTTGGAGAACGTTTGGGAGTTGGGGCATTGAGAAAGGAATGGAATCAGCTTCTCCTCTAGGCAAGAAATGGGGAAATTCTTGTATGGGAAAGTGGACTGCCATTGTTCTCCCAACATACAGATCATCGAATGTAAAAAAGCCAAATTTGAATGCTTTTGAGTGGTCCATgtgggatgatgatgatgatggcttTGCTGCCATTTGATTTTCATGCGAGTCATCCAACTCTTTCACGTCTTGGGTATTTATGTAACCAGCTATGTAACTGTCTTTCTCATCTCCTCTGCCTCCATAACCAGTTTTGTAATTTGCTTCTCTGTTTTTGTACCCAGCTATGTAGGGTTGCTTCATCTCTTCTTGGTTTGCCACCACTTGTTGGCCACACTACAAACAACAACTCAAATCAAGATCAACTTTAACAAAGAGTTACAAATTCTAGCTGCTCCCAAATAAAGAGTAGtgagaaaataagaaacaaacacTAACATGCTTTTTATTCTCCATCTCAGTGTCTTTCAAGGCTTTTTTAGTACCATACTGAGCTATGTAATTGTCTTTCACATCCTCTCTCGTTATGTAATTTGCCCGTCTGTTTGTGTACCCAGCTATGTAGGGTTGGTTCATCTCTTTTTGGCTTTCTATCTCCTCTTGCTGGTGGCCCTGCAAACAAGAATCCAAATTAAGACCAACTTGACAAAATGTAAACCCTTGAATACAGTGTAGCAGGCAAATATATATCACCAAAACAAACACCAACATGCTCTCTATTCTCCATCTCAGTGTCTTTCAGGGCCTTTTTAGTACCACATTGAGCTATGTAATTGTCTTTCACATCTGCTCTAGTTCCATAACTAGTTTTATAACTTGCCTGTCTGTTTGTGTACCCAGCTATGTAGGGTTGGTTCATCTCTTTTTGGTTTTCCATCTCCTCTTGCTGGTGGCCCTGCAAACAAGAATCCAAAATAAGATCAACTTGACAAAATGGAAAACCCTTAAACGTAGTGTAATAGGCATATATATCACCAAATCAAACACTAACATGCTCTTTATTCTCCATCTTAGTGTCTTTCATGGCTTTTTTAGTACCATATTGAGCTATGTAATTGTCTTTCCATCTCCTCTTGCTGGTGGCCCTGCAA from Corylus avellana chromosome ca1, CavTom2PMs-1.0 encodes the following:
- the LOC132170766 gene encoding BURP domain-containing protein 9-like, which translates into the protein MKNKEHGHQQEEVENQKEMNQPYIAGYTNRQGHQQVEMESQKEMNQPYIAGYRNRQVNYITNYGTREDVKDNYIAQYGTKKALKDTKMENREHGHQQEEVENQKEMNQPYIAGYTNKQGPQQEEVENQKEMNQPYIAGYTNRQGHQQEEVENQKEMNQPYIAGYTNKQVNYITSYVTKENVKDNYIAQYGTKKAMKDTKMENKEATSKRRWKDNYIAQYGTKKAMKDTKMENKEHGHQQEEMENQKEMNQPYIAGYTNRQASYKTSYGTRADVKDNYIAQCGTKKALKDTEMENREHGHQQEEIESQKEMNQPYIAGYTNRRANYITREDVKDNYIAQYGTKKALKDTEMENKKHCGQQVVANQEEMKQPYIAGYKNREANYKTGYGGRGDEKDSYIAGYINTQDVKELDDSHENQMAAKPSSSSSHMDHSKAFKFGFFTFDDLYVGRTMAVHFPIQEFPHFLPRGEADSIPFSMPQLPNVLQLFSIPADSPNAKAMKDTLMQCESLPIKGEIKLCATSLESMLDFVNNIMGSGTNLNVLTTKQFPTMPELTQNYSVLTISEEIHAPKWVACHPLPYSYKVFYCHFIENSKIFKVSLGGENGQKVEAVAVCHMDTSDWDPDNILFRQLGIKPSSSSPICHFLPVYHLVWVPSPPTASI
- the LOC132167710 gene encoding uncharacterized protein LOC132167710; translated protein: MEFGEEIRKAKHSIAQIGNFGLLLLWCILHFLVNVWYFLLEIVHAVEGYFISSGLLKKYEALNLGKLRYLAIVVGSEEAYQTSEITKLLQWLETIGVKHVCLYDTEGVLKKSKEAILEKMNNATVFQEADENDKLLDQKHMSLEFASYSDGKGAVAKAANLLFTKYITSANSGGDQEHRIFTEAHMTEALRAVGSGGPEPDLLLVYGPTRCHLGFPAWRIRYTEIIHMGSLKSMRHGSLLKAIYKFTIVRQNFGK
- the LOC132168233 gene encoding mediator of RNA polymerase II transcription subunit 32, with product MDNLVDSLNSAYQEFVAAAASVLEAKEISGAQKIAATDAALENFKQRWELFRVACDQAEEFVESVKQRIGSECLVDEATGSLAGKSGQAVTTGLPPISAVRLEQMSKAVRWLVIELQHGSGTAAGSAHSHPSAPFDARFSEDAAQ